One part of the Excalfactoria chinensis isolate bCotChi1 chromosome 8, bCotChi1.hap2, whole genome shotgun sequence genome encodes these proteins:
- the TACSTD2 gene encoding tumor-associated calcium signal transducer 2 codes for MELLLGVTLGLILMVTSSAQSCTCVTNKWTVCDQDASGNCTCMLVGSDRTVDCSTLTPKCLLMKAEMTAVKLSYRPRVKLQDGGIYNPDCEDSGIFKARQCDEAGTCWCVNTAGIRRTGKGDRKLICDELIRTNWVDIELKHKETSHYFEALDVAEALKHLFENRYKLQPKYITAVKYDSPFIQIHLKQNKRSAVDIVDVAYYLEKDVKGDSVFHSGSTLRVSINGKDLAIENIRIYYVDEKPPVFSMKQLLVDFSAVVAAVILPAGFAIILVIVLCQRRKYRKIKIEKMNETEGQILQSLSSEKEESNCNFSNQKAEVVAGEGDKVKRHKQTLCMQMDSELSPIAQELTKHSV; via the coding sequence ATGGAGCTTCTGCTTGGAGTTACGCTGGGTTTGATTCTGATGGTAACttcatcagcacagagctgtacCTGTGTGACCAATAAGTGGACAGTATGTGACCAGGATGCATCTGGCAACTGCACCTGTATGTTGGTAGGTTCAGATCGTACAGTAGATTGTTCAACGCTGACTCCAAAATGCTTACTGATGAAGGCAGAAATGACTGCCGTGAAGCTCTCCTACAGACCTCGTGTTAAGCTGCAGGATGGTGGCATTTACAATCCAGACTGCGAAGACAGTGGTATCTTCAAAGCCAGACAGTGTGATGAAGCTGGTACTTGCTGGTGTGTGAACACAGCTGGAATAAGAAGAACTGGAAAAGGTGACAGAAAATTGATATGCGATGAACTGATTAGAACAAACTGGGTTGATATTGAACTGAAGCACAAAGAAACATCCCATTACTTCGAAGCTCTTGATGTAGCAGAAGCCCTGAAACATCTGTTTGAGAACCGATACAAGCTGCAACCCAAATACATCACAGCCGTTAAGTATGATTCCCCATTTATCCAGATCCacctaaaacaaaataagcGGAGTGCTGTAGATATAGTCGATGTAGCCTATTACTTGGAAAAAGATGTAAAAGGTGACTCTGTGTTTCATTCTGGCAGCACATTACGTGTCTCTATTAATGGAAAAGACCTGGCTATTGAAAATATACGCATTTATTATGTTGATGAGAAGCCACCAGTGTTCAGCATGAAGCAACTGCTTGTTGATTTCAGCGCTGTGGTGGCAGCAGTGATACTGCCTGCTGGTTTTGCCATTATTTTGGTGATAGTTCTGTGCCAGCggagaaaatacaggaaaattaAGATTGAAAAGATGAATGAAACAGAAGGACAAATTTTACAGTCGCTCTCATCTGAAAAAGAGGAATCAAACTGCAACTTCAGCAACCAAAAGGCAGAGGTGGTGGCCGGGGAGGGGGACAAAGTAAAAAGGCATAAGCAGACTCTATGCATGCAGATGGATTCGGAGTTGTCTCCCATTGCCCAGGAACTGACAAAGCACTCGGTTTGA